One region of Zerene cesonia ecotype Mississippi chromosome 15, Zerene_cesonia_1.1, whole genome shotgun sequence genomic DNA includes:
- the LOC119832142 gene encoding protein yellow-like — translation MLLLVLFTVVAAVAGQNDKQMPKSFITHREQFRVIYEWHSIDFLWESLEDREANLNNSNYIPQNVLISGINYYGDNIFLTLPRMLSGVPATLAMIPAHQNETTAPKLKPFPSWADNKLGDCASLQFVQNIEIDRNGIMWILDNGRVGTLTQKPDPKCPPSIVLIDLKTGRNEMERIPLPSDVVDPNTTYLNDLVVDNRDGDYAYITDNSAVDPGIIVFRRSDKKTWKLRDKRSMSSVPEATLFRINGTTVNLPVNVDGIALGPQFHAENDTIDRTVYFCPLASFHLYAINASVLQNELLGEKGEGAIRPYVVDLGMKASQTDGMKMDSTGILFYGLIGNSTIAEWNTTVDFHIGQRTIARDPNYIQWVDRFTFDDRGQLYVVINRLYNFVKNQVSVDEVNYRILRSYTGLKSYVYGEDLTPPSGHHGAGAGAAPTIAASLLLLAIAHLFV, via the coding sequence ATGCTGTTGCTGGTCCTCTTCACCGTCGTTGCCGCTGTGGCGGGGCAAAATGACAAACAAATGCctaaatcatttataactCACCGGGAACAATTTCGAGTGATCTATGAATGGCATTCCATTGACTTCTTATGGGAATCCCTTGAAGATCGTGAAGCGAATCTAAATAATAGCAACTACATCCCTCAAAACGTCCTCATATCGGGCATTAACTATTATggtgataatatatttttaactttgcCGCGGATGCTCAGCGGAGTGCCAGCGACCCTTGCTATGATTCCTGCGCATCAAAACGAAACTACAGCGCCGAAATTGAAACCTTTTCCGAGCTGGGCTGATAATAAACTCGGTGATTGTGCTTCTCTACAATTTGtgcaaaatattgaaattgacCGTAATGGCATCATGTGGATACTGGACAATGGACGAGTCGGAACACTTACCCAAAAACCGGATCCGAAATGCCCACCatctattgttttaatagatttaaaaaccGGAAGAAATGAAATGGAGCGCATCCCTTTGCCCAGCGATGTAGTTGACCCCAACACAACTTACCTGAATGACCTTGTAGTGGATAATCGCGACGGAGATTATGCATACATAACGGATAATAGTGCTGTGGATCCAGGCATCATTGTTTTCCGTCGAAGTGACAAGAAGACATGGAAGCTACGTGATAAGAGATCGATGTCGTCCGTTCCAGAGGCAACGCTTTTCCGCATCAATGGCACTACGGTAAACCTGCCAGTGAATGTAGATGGTATCGCTCTTGGCCCCCAATTCCACGCAGAAAATGACACCATCGACCGCACAGTTTACTTCTGCCCTCTTGCcagttttcatttatatgcaATCAACGCATCAGTCttacaaaatgaattattgGGAGAAAAAGGTGAGGGAGCTATACGTCCATACGTCGTCGACTTGGGAATGAAAGCATCTCAAACCGATGGAATGAAGATGGATTCAACCGGCATACTTTTTTACGGCCTCATTGGTAACTCGACCATTGCGGAATGGAATACCACAGTTGATTTTCATATCGGTCAACGTACGATTGCCCGCGATCCAAATTATATCCAATGGGTCGATCGTTTCACTTTCGATGACCGTGGACAGCTTTACGTTGTTATCAATAGATTGTACAATTTCGTAAAAAATCAAGTTTCTGTAGATGAAGTAAACTATAGAATTTTGAGGTCTTATACAGGATTGAAAAGTTATGTTTATGGTGAAGATTTGACCCCACCCTCCGGCCATCACGGAGCGGGTGCAGGCGCAGCACCCACGATTGCTGCTTCTTTACTATTACTTGCGATTGCTCATCTTTTTGTTTAA